CCCTATGATTTTTGGGTATCAAAGGCTTTATCTGACCTCAAAGGCTGTTTTGATCCAGAGATGACCGTGCTGCGTTGGTCAAAGCCTTCTATCGCTGCAAGTTATCATATCAAGATAGCAACCGAAGTAGTAATAATCACTCCCATGTGGTAGTATATTTCCCCCATATCTCCTCAACATATCATACAGATTCATTTCCTGACAATATGCCTTTACGTTAGGCCTGACCTCGTTTTTATAGCAAAAACTACATCACAACCCTAGCCTGGTCGGTGATTTAACATGCTATGAATGCTATGTGATTATGAGACAGGGATAGAGGCAATGCCTTAAGTTTAGGGCGAGGCGAAGCGTTATTCATTCACGCCAGTTGTCGGTTAATCAGGTTCATATATAGGCTAAGTGACCACAGTGAGCGTGCAAGGGGAGGTTCGTATAGTAAGCCTACATCCCGTCATTGGCAGGAAAATCCGATTGTGGCATGTTTTGCTTAAAGCTAGAACAATATTGGGGTTGTTCTTTTCATGGTTCAAAGGTTCAATAACACCGTGGCACAGACCCAACTGTTGGCATGGGGGGAGCAGTAACATGATATAGACATTAAGCCCCATTGCATGCAGACATTTCAATGTGATGGAtgctatatatacacatatactccTACAAATACCAATGGTCTAAGATATGCTTATAGCATGCTGTCAAACAATTAGCTTGAAAGGGAATTGGATCCGGcagatatttatatatattttctcactGCAAGCCACGTCTCTGATTCCCATTGACAGTTCCCCCATTTTCCCCCTGAATGTGATGTACGTTTTGGTGCAGGCTCAAGTGCTTGTTATTCGAACAGCATTCAAGAGTATAACCTAGTACCCACCACAGCTTATATCCTGACATCACACAAGGGTTGAATGAAAGATGAAGGCtttgggctgagagagagagagacacagcgctCACCGCTCTGTAAGAAACATGGACGTTGAGAATATTGAATTACAACACCAGACAGATTAATTTCATGAAGTTTCAGAACAGGGTCTGGAAGCAATTTAATCATGTTTTTGCAAACAGTATGTGTATACTGTAGGATACCCATATCCTTCGGTGGTTTATGCGAGTCCAGAAAAGTAATATGATTTTAATAACGTGCCTTGTGGTCTACTAAATTGGTCATTTCATCATATGATGATAGAACCCCTAAAATGGAGCCCTCTGATTAAATCAACCACCATGCTGTCAATCTCAAAACGCCTGTAATGAAATTAACAGAAATCTGTTTCGATTGACATTCAAGAAGCACTTAGTTTGCGTAGGTGTACAGTCTGCACATACAAATGGATTTGATGAAGCTATGATAATAAGATGAAATCTCTTTACTTCAAAGAGATGCCATCTGCTAATTTGTTTTATCAgattcttgggggggggggcgggggtcAGACAGCCGTGCAAAATGAAGCTGTTGTACAACAGAGTGCTTTCCATTTCATAATTATATTGTTACATAATTCAACTGTAGGAATATGATGTGTTGAAACCTTGTTCTTTTTTGATGTTCCCTCAATTCTGATCAGAGTTTAGGAGTTAGGATTTAACCTGCGTAAGGGGGATCAATTAAATATGATTACAAAAGACTGCTACAGTGACTAATATCAGGAGAATATTTTTGGGGGATGGAGATACACAATTCAATATATAAATACACAAGTGTagccaatgtgaaatggctagctagttagaggtggtgcgcgctagtggcgtttccatcggtgacgtcacttgctctgagaccttgaagtagtaggtTCCCTTTCCcccggcttttgtggagcgatgggtaacgatgcttcgagggtgactgttgacatgtgcagagcgtccctggttcgctCCCAGGTCGGGGTgaggggacggacgtaaagtctatactgttacattggtgccgtgacccggatcactggttgctgcggaaagaggaggtcaaaaggggggtgagtgtagccgatgtgaaatggctagctagttagcggtggtgcgcgctagtggcgtttcaatcggtgacgtcacttgctctgagaccttgaagtagtggttccccttactctgcaagggccgcggcttttgtggagcgatgggtaacgatgcttcaagggtgactgttgacgtgtgcagagcgtccctggttcgcgccgggtcggggcgaggggacggacgtaaagtctatactgttacataagcATACCCTTTTCCCATAGTCATATAATCTATGTGGGTGAatgccacaggaggttggtgccaccttaattggggaggacgggctcgtggtaatggctggcgCGGATTCAGAGGAATGGAATcatacacatggtttccatgtttgatgccattccttTGGCtcagttccagccattattattagTTGTCCTCCCCTCTGCTTCCTCTACTGGGGAATGTGTTTTCCTGGCTCTGGACCAGAGCATTGTCATGCTTGTTGCCATGACACCAATAATTTGACAATGGCGGCAAACCCTGCTCATTGCGGCAGTCTTGTCAGGACTTTTCCCCCACAATTAAAAAAAGAGTTCTACATTTCTATGGTTTTTCATATTTGGTGGTTCTCTGTTTATTGTTCAATTGTAAACTATTTATTTATCCGACTCCACCCTGTCCAGCTAACACACACAACTGCTAATATTATCCTTCTACCGTAGAATAGGAATATGAGAATTCCATTAATTGTCACTCAATGGGAAGCATGTGAGCAGAGTAATTATGTAAGTTGGCTTGTCATTAATACAAAAAGTTACCTTTGTGTTCATGCCGATGCCGAAAGTAGCTGTGAACAACAATTTATACCCCCCTCTGATCTAATCTTATTTACCTCATGAAATGAAGTCTTACCAAgtcactcctcaataaaaggggCAGAGAAATCTACTACAATAACTGCTACCTACTAGAAATCGACTATTAATCTAATTTATTGAGGTTATGACATTGCACAATCACAGGAATAAATATCACAGATAGAAACAAATAGGAAAGCAGATGCTTGGCAATCCAGTGAGTGAGCAGAACAAGAAGAAAAAACATTTCTAAGAGGCGTAGTAGTTAAAAGTACAAACAGCTTGAGATAGGGGCTGATCTGTTGATGTTTCCAGTTAATATTCTGGTATGAGACTTTCTCTTTCAGCATTCTAAAATAACACCAACAGCAGCTCCAGGTTCTCGCTAGGAAATGAGTTATTTGCTGCCAGGAAAATGACTGGGGTATTGGCCCTCAAGATCTTCAGATATGTAGGTTGGACCATTAAATCATCCCCAAGCCCCCCCTGTTCATGCTGTCAATACCCAAACACACATAGTAGATGTGTgtacttgcgtgtgtgtgtgttcaggtgtgcGCTTGCACGTGTGTGGATGTGGCAGCTGAAATGGGACGTCTTGTGAGACCCGTGCTACCCTCTAGCTATAAACACAGTAAATTAACACCCTAGCGGTCGCGCTGGGTGACATTTCACACGCACACAGTGTTTTACGTCCCAGAGGGCACCTGGGTAGAGGCAGGGATGATGACACGCACAGCTAACTAACACCCAACCAGAGCGTTCTAGTGTTACTGGCGGTTAAACTCCAGACCCCCGCAGTCTCCAATAGTAGCTGCCCACCATGCTTGAAAAAGCATGTTTTGAACAGGGAGAAGTGCCTTTTAGGGTTTTTGAGAGTTTACacagatttgtatttatttttacaagAGACATTTTAGGTAAACTACTCCTCATCTAGGTATAACAAAGAGGGACATAGCCAGCATTCACATCTGTATCCACCTCTCATCCTGGTTCATTGACCACCTAAACAACCAGGTGGGCTCATAAACATGTTACCATCTAAATGGGGTTTGTCTTTTTGTTCTTTCCAGAATCAACATATCGCCATCAAGCAACCATAGACGATGAGGTTGTGACCATGGAGATCCTTGACACAGCCGGACAGGTTGGAGCTTCAGCAACTTTGCACAGAAAACTGACATTTGTGTAGAGAAATGTTTATACTCTGACTGGCAATGGAATAAGAATAATTCATAGTCAATTGAatatcccagttcaaccctactGTATAATGATGACTTAGAGTTAATTCACAGTAGCAGTCCTAGCTAAACCAAATCCTCATTAGCGTTGCTCTATTCTGTTCTAATCAGCCATTGGGTAAACACATTATACGATATATGTGCTGCTGCTAGTCTGAGTACGTTGGTGTTCTGCCTGCTACTAATTTCCCCTGTGAAACATCAAGCCAAGTCATCCTTCGCTCATTACATTGTATTCTATTTTGAGAGTGTAGGGAGTGAGAGTTTAGGTGAGGGCCTAACCAAGCGTTGCTAGACATGTCTTTCTCTGTCAGAGAGCCAGTGTAGAGCTGAGGTTTCTTCGTTCTCTTCAAAGCTGTTGAAAGTGGTGAGTACATATATCAAGCCTTTTGATTCTTCTTGGACCCCGAAGGCATCCTTATACCTCATAAATCAGATAAGTTCAGAAGTCGATCAGTTATATAGATGTTAAGTATCACTATGTTCAATGTGAGTTATGCAACAGTTATTGTAACAAAGTAAGTTTTTATTACCAATAACAGTTGAGGTCAAGAATATCGCTGGCTCATGCAAGTTTAAGACTTAATTTTTTTTCATCACAGTAAGTTTTGTTACGACAGGACTGGCTGTACCGACTTGATGAAATCAGGAGCAGCTGCTGAAATTTGTAGCCAGTTTCAGAAGGGTAGCCGACTGTTCGAATCTGGGGGGGTTTAAAAAGTGTTATGTTGAGAAAGGAGAAATAAAGCATTTGAATCCGCTGAAAACATAGTGGAAGTTATTTTATAAAAAGCTCTGTTCAGATGCCTCAATTCTCCATCACTTGTTCAATGAAGGCTTGCATAGAGTTATTGTTTCTTTGCCTTGTGGATATGCCAGACAACAAGTGGGCCTATTGGTCAACGGTACtctaattagctagctagttgccGTAAGATTGTTGCTAAAAAAATATCCTGCCCTCCTGTATCTTTACCTCAGGAGGACACGCAGCAGAAGGAGAGCCACATGCGCTGGGGCGATGGCTTCGTCATTGTCTATGACATCACTGACCGGGGCAGCTTTGACGAAGTGGCTCCTTTGCGAGGCCTCCTAGAGGAAGTCAAGAAACCCAAGAATGTCCCGTTGGTTCTGGTGGGCAACAAAGCCGACCTAGACCATGCCCGACAGGTGGGCACAGAGGAGGGCGAGCGGCTGGCTGCCGAGATGGCGTGCGCCTTCTACGAGTGCTCGGCGTGCGCCGACGAGGGTGGCATGGTGGCGGAAGCATTCCATGAGCTGTGTCGCGAGTTGAGGCGCCGCAAGGTGGTCCAGGGCAAGGCCAGGCGCCGTAGCTCCACCACCCACGTCAAGCAGGCCATCAACAAGATGCTGACCAAGATCAGCAGCTAGGGGTAGCCGCTGAGCACACTCCACAAAGAGGATAAACTCAAGAAAAACTAAAGAACAAAGTGACTGATTTCAAGGGTTTAGATGTGTAGAAATATCATGCAGCCATCAAAGCTCCTAAAGAGCACAAATATAAAATTATGAATGAACAGCGAACCTCTTCGTACTTAGTATCAATGCACAATCAATGAAGATTTGCATTGATACCGAGGGTGCCAAAAATCGCTCTGATTCTAAAGGGGAAGGTTGTAAGGCCATTATTACTCGCTCTTTGACCATGCTCCACAACTAAGGTCAGAAGCACAAAGAGGAACATAATAATCACATGATGGGAACTACTTTGTCCGTGAGGGAGGTGAAGATGCTTTTGTTTCATAGCCAACTGGGACATTTCTGTATACTGCCAAGGAAGGGGGGGGAGAGTCCGTTATTCAGAAATCCCAAATCTCTGAAATTCACTCTTCCTTCTTGAGCAGCATGGTGAATACCCCAGTTTTGTGTCTATAGCTCCACCAACTTTAAAGAAAATATTGTCCATGAACCCACCCTTTGTTTATTAGAAATGATGGACAAACAATTTGTAGTTTCCTGTAGCTTGTTTGTGAGATAATGTTTTGATATGCTCTaggccagtgtttcccaaccctggtcctccagtacacaTCCTTATTGTAAACCTAGACAAGCACACCTGGTTCCACTTGTcagctaatcatcaagccctcaatgagttgcgTTAATCCcgggctacaacaaaaatgtgtacgAGGACCGGTGTTGGGAAACACGTCTCTAGGTCAACGGATGTATGTTTTTGAGCAGCGTTAAAGGGTTCATGAAACATCAAATAGTTTTCATGGTCTTAGATCATTATGTCGTCCGTTTGCAGAGCTCTGTTGGCCTTGGGTACTTGTGGACCTTAGACATATCCTTTGAGCTGTGACACGATTGGTCAAATAAACAATTGCCCACCATACTATTATGACATAAAACAATGTCTCCCTCAACCCCCATCTCATACCAAGCATAGGACAGGGCTATAGAGATCCTATCTCAAATATGTTTTTCATCTAAAGAACCtaagatagaggaggaggagaccaaAGTTTTCAGTTTGTAAATCAACGCTAATACGGTTTCATGGTATCGTCCATCCATCATTCCGGTTCAAATTCCAGGGACGTTCTAAATGTACCTTAATTGTAAACTATGTATAATATTGCCTTTATCATTGGTCTCAAAGGAGTGTACAGTACATAACCCAGAGGCAGACAAAATGGTCGACATGTCTCCTATATTTTAACCAAATGCTGTTTCTTTGTTATCGAATGTACCTGAGCTGACTGAGTTTTGAGAATGGGGATAAAATGGACAAATTTGCTGTGCAATTGTAATTAAACATTAGATACATGTATATCCAAGACAGGTTTGAAAATGTCTCTTTTCTGATTAATCTTCAACAGTATGTTGTCATGCATAAACAAATGTCATTGTTTGTTATTTTTGACAGTAACAAAGCTGTATAATTCATATTATGGTTTAGTGTGACGGAAATGTCACATTTGCACAATACTTGTCAATCATAATGAAATGTGCCCTCCATGAATCGAACCACGGGGGAACCACTCTCAAAGGCTACAAGGCAAAGTGCTATTTCAAACCCTGCAATCCTTTTCCCAAAATGTCAAAAACATTACCACTTTTACCAAAAATCAATGTGTAATTCAAGTGACCCAAACGACATTTTATTGCTTGGGCAGTTAAGGAAACACAATACAAACCCTGTAGTCCTCAGAAAGAAAACACACAAGTATTGGTGCTGTTTAGGAGTGCCCAGTCTCAGGGCGGATAGGCCTGCTGTAATTACAAAGTAGTGAATCTCTCAAAATAACTGCACCAGAGGACCACTACAACCCCAGTGCTCCTCCCTTTGGAGTCCCTAACCAGTAGCACACAGCTGGAGACAGTTAGCTCCCCATCATGTGACCGGTGTAGGCCTAAATATAGATTCATAGTTCGCAGACATGTGTACATTTGTCCATCCAATGACTGGTTGAATACTACAGGCCTGTAGATTGATTCATAGCTTGCAGATGTAGGCTGTACATTTAGATGATGTCTCTTGGCTGTGTATTCTTGGACACAGACCAGTTGGAGAAGAAAGATGCTGTATCTATGGGATTATAAAGATGACAGAACTGCATGAGTTTGAATTTCATGGTCGCAAGTTTGATTCCCAAATGTGTAATTTAATTTTGCAAGCATGTTTCATGTGTGAAAGATTTTACAATGGTCGCAAACTTGTAACTTGACATCTGAATACATTCAATACAATTTGCAAGTATAATTTATTTAAGTCCATTTACGAGTATGAATATTCTGCTGTGAATCAAAAATACACTTGCATGCGCCGTCACTTGTCAAGAGATTCCCAAGTAAAAATCTTTGCACTCTGGAGAGGCAGGACTTTTTACTCCTGACCAATCAGTTCCCTCTGCCAAAACCACAGCAACCTAACCATTGGCTGGATTGTTCCATTAATCAAATCTCAGGAAGCAGCTACCCACATGCACAAGAGAGGATGAGGTAAATGATACCAAAGCTATCTGCTTGAAAGTAAGTGTCTATCAATATTCATTGCATTCTTTTGTGAAAAGGTATGACAGTAGTTTGCTTATCATGTATGTATATAATGGTAATTTCAGGTGAACTCCATACCACCCATTGCATTGGCAGATGCTATTGTCTTAGCAAGCTGGCCTCATTCATCCTTGCTTTACAATCAACTGGCTAGCTTTATCAGGCAGCTTTAAAAGGGAAAACAAATATATTTGCTAGTTAACCATCTGAATGATAAAGTTGATTATAAATgccattagctagctagatatctAGCTAAATTGAAACTGCTGGATGAAAGTTAACTCCCACTGTCATCACTGCagtgtggctaatgttagctaggtttctcaaaaataaaaatataccgTACCAGTTTGGACACCACactcaagtcaaagggtggctactttgaaaaacctcaaaatatattttgatttaacacttttttggttactgtgttatttcaaagtttgtcttcactattctacaatgtattaagaaaaacccttgaatgagtaggtgtatccaaacttttgactggtactgtatattatgaaaaagactgctaaatgacttaaatgtaaatgtaaatgtaaaaagagTTTTGAAACTCGTATCGCATTATGATTAATGGTTATAATTGCAATGCATAGCTGATAAGAAAATAAATATCAGTATGTACCTGGCTCAAGATAaggaatataatatatattgtttacaggaaactcatcaATTTTAGATGAAGTTGTGTTGGAAAAGGTCCAGGGCAAAATATACTTCTCCCATGATCGAAGAAACTCAAAAGGGATGATGATATTGATTACCAATAATTTTGATCCGAATGTGCAAGTTGGATGGATTCTTTTAAATATGTTATTTGAACATAAACCAATTTGGCTCAATCTATATGGTCCAAATAAATGATCCACGCTTCtctgaaaatatatataataatatatcaagCCTACAAACAATACAAGACTCCAGTGGGAGATTATAATACAATTCTGAATACCTCAATGGAccataaaggaaatcacactacaaactatcacccttaTGCACTTAAGGAAATTACGGATATCATGGATATATTGAAACTAGGGGATATGTGGAGGcttaaatatcctgacctagtgagatatacatggcggaggctcAATTAAGCTAGTCCTCAACTAATTTTTTGTCATTCTTGCTGGCACCAAAAGTTTTTTTTAAGTgtttgataggggacagaatgagGTCGGACCATTCAATTATTGCCATTtacattactcttacagaatttccacatgGTTGAGGATATTGGAAATGTTATCAAAGCCTATTGGATGACAACTTCtttttaacttctttgggactgggggcaatattgagtagcttggataataaagtgcccagagtaaactgcctgctactcaggcccaaaagctatAATATGCATACAATTAGTCGATTTGgacagaaaacactgaagtttctaaaactggtagaataatgtctgtgagtataatattTCTCATATGGCAGGCTAAAACCTGAGGAAAAAATCCagcaggaagtgggaaatctgaggtttgtagtttttcaagtcattgcctatcgaatatacagtgtctgtgGGGTCATATTGcccttcctaaggcttccactagatgtcaacagtctttagaaccttgtttcaggcttctactgtgaagggggagagaacGAGAGCTGTTTGAGTTaggtgtctggcagaatgccatgagctaaaTCATGCGCATGGCCGTGAGTGGTAGCTGCGTTCCTTTTCacttctaaagacaaaggaattgtccagttgaaacattgttgaagatttatgataaaaacatcctaaagattgattctatacatcgtttgacatgtttctgagaactgtaatataactttttggacttttcgtctgaacCTTTGCCTGTACTTGCCCGCacctcgtgagtttggatttgtgaactaaatgtgcatacaaaaaggaggtatttggacataaagtccataatttgtcgaacaaaacaaacatttattttggaactgggattcctgggagtgcactCTGATGAAGagcatcaaaggtaagtgaatatttataatgttatttctgacttttgtgacacctctccttctttgtaaaatggctgtatgtttttctgtggctaggtgctgacctaacataattgcaaggtgtgctttcaccgtaaagcctttaaggagaagtttatctatatttccatgcataacactatcttttatcaatgtctattatgagtatttctgtaatttgatgtggctctctgcactttcaccggatgtttgtttgagaccaTGCATTTCTGAACAGAACACACCATTTAAAATAAGCTTTTTGGacaaatatgaactttattgaacaaaacacatttattgtgtaacatgaagtcctgtgagtgccatctgatgaagatcatcaaaggttagcgATTTCTGACTTATGTGAggcctctccttggctggaaaatggctgtagggttttctgtgactaggtgctgacctaacataatcatttggtgtgctttcgccgtaaagcctatttgaaatcggacactgtggctggatttacaaaaggtttatttttaaaatggtgtaaaatacttgtatgtttgaggaattttaattatgggatttctgttgtttagaatttggcaccctgcaatttcactggctgttggcgaggcgcatatcccagagaggttttaaccaGGACAGAAGAATTTATAACATACTTTTTCCGACATAATATTAGGTACAGCAGATTCCATTATTTAATGGGAAACTTttgaatgtgcctttagaggccatgcaattcaataGCTACAAATcattaaaacaaaagcaatttaggtcaAAATAATtaatattaacaaaggaaataaagagactaacagtacagatagaaataaaaactgtaccatagaggcacagaatatgttagaggaaaaacaaaaagaaatggaggaacttattcaagaaagatcaaatctaatatattataaaaaataaagcgACCTGGATAGAATGGGGAAAAAATCATTTCTTTTTATCTTCAACATAGAAAAgctaccaaaaataatttactgAAACTTTATACTTTATACTTTATGTAAACTTTATAACTTCTCCACTAACTGTAGTTAATTTtaaggatttttttttctaatgtaaaattaacagctgtacagaaagactcatgtgaaggccaaattacagaggagtaacttcttgatgcaattaaagcttttaagtctgggaaaactccagggctggatggcataccagttgaggtataccaaaacttttttgatgtactcagaggaatgttattagcatgttttaaccactcccataaaaatggtagattatcagatacTCAACAAGGTCTGATTTAATTTTTACTGAAACAGGGCCAAAGTGGTAAACATAAATATCCAGTCCTTTTATAAAATTGGAGGCCCCTTACACATCAGTGTTGTGATGCACAAATTCTAGCAAAATGCATAGCGCATAGAATGAAAAAGGTATTGTTGGATATTATAAATCCGAATCAGACAGGTtctttacatggacgatacattggagataatataagacaagtactggaaacaatatttattatggccattgaaatgttagctattaaaatcagatccaacaataatatcaaggggctagaaatccagggcttaaaaacaaaggtgtcattgtatgctgagcaaatcaaattttatttgtcacatacatatggttagcagatgttaatgcgagtgtagcgaaatgcttgtgcttttagttccgacaatgcagtaatagccaacgagtaatctagctaacaattccaaaactactaccttatacagataagtgtaaagggataaagaatatgtacataaagaaatgtgaatgagtgatggtacagaacggcataggcaagatgcagtagatggtatcgagtacagtatatgcatatgagatgagtatgtaaacaaagtggcatagtttaaagtggctagtgatacatgtattgcagcagatgatatagagtacagtatatacgtatacatatg
The genomic region above belongs to Oncorhynchus masou masou isolate Uvic2021 chromosome 27, UVic_Omas_1.1, whole genome shotgun sequence and contains:
- the LOC135516018 gene encoding ras-related and estrogen-regulated growth inhibitor-like isoform X1; translation: MAKSPEMKLAVFGRAGVGKSALVVRFLTRRFIWEYDPTLESTYRHQATIDDEVVTMEILDTAGQEDTQQKESHMRWGDGFVIVYDITDRGSFDEVAPLRGLLEEVKKPKNVPLVLVGNKADLDHARQVGTEEGERLAAEMACAFYECSACADEGGMVAEAFHELCRELRRRKVVQGKARRRSSTTHVKQAINKMLTKISS
- the LOC135516018 gene encoding ras-related and estrogen-regulated growth inhibitor-like isoform X2 translates to MAKSPEMKLAVFGRAGVGKSESTYRHQATIDDEVVTMEILDTAGQEDTQQKESHMRWGDGFVIVYDITDRGSFDEVAPLRGLLEEVKKPKNVPLVLVGNKADLDHARQVGTEEGERLAAEMACAFYECSACADEGGMVAEAFHELCRELRRRKVVQGKARRRSSTTHVKQAINKMLTKISS